In the genome of Gloeotrichia echinulata CP02, one region contains:
- a CDS encoding DnaJ C-terminal domain-containing protein, with amino-acid sequence MQNLQNFRDYYEILGVPKEATSEEIKKVYRRLARQYHPDLNPGNKEAEEKFKDIGEAYEVLSDPAKRAQYDQFSRYWKQKGFANKQTPKTKTWDNPSNGRKGNQDVDPSQFADFESFINQVIGVGGRKETKTGGNSTTTSDPFRTPKSRVEYTVPPSPPRATRRDIEARLTLPLEKAYQGGNERIRLEDGRSLEVTMPPGMVTGQTIRLRNQGIGGGDLYLKITVEPHPLFKLDGINISCQVPVTPSEAVLGGQVEAPTLDGPVKMTIPQGVRSGQKFRLANKGYPDDKGKRGDQLVEIQIVTPKTINAEERELYEKLRQIETFKPRADLLG; translated from the coding sequence ATGCAAAATTTGCAGAATTTTCGCGATTACTACGAGATTTTAGGAGTACCTAAAGAAGCCACCAGTGAAGAAATTAAAAAAGTTTATCGGCGATTAGCACGACAATATCACCCTGATCTTAATCCAGGAAATAAAGAAGCAGAGGAAAAATTTAAAGATATTGGAGAGGCTTATGAAGTCCTGTCTGACCCAGCTAAACGGGCGCAGTACGACCAGTTTAGCCGCTACTGGAAGCAAAAAGGCTTTGCCAATAAACAGACACCAAAAACCAAAACCTGGGATAATCCTTCTAACGGTCGCAAAGGCAATCAAGATGTAGACCCTAGCCAATTTGCTGATTTTGAAAGCTTTATCAATCAAGTAATTGGTGTAGGCGGTCGCAAAGAGACTAAAACTGGGGGAAATAGTACCACAACTAGCGATCCATTTCGTACCCCAAAAAGCCGAGTGGAATACACAGTTCCTCCCAGTCCACCACGCGCTACCCGTCGGGATATCGAAGCTAGATTAACTTTACCACTAGAAAAAGCTTATCAAGGCGGCAATGAACGCATTCGTTTAGAAGATGGGCGATCCCTAGAAGTTACTATGCCTCCTGGTATGGTTACAGGTCAAACTATCCGCCTCCGCAACCAAGGTATTGGTGGGGGTGATTTGTACTTAAAAATTACCGTCGAACCCCATCCTTTATTTAAGCTAGATGGTATCAACATATCTTGCCAAGTTCCTGTCACACCCTCTGAAGCAGTTTTAGGCGGACAGGTAGAAGCACCAACTCTTGATGGTCCAGTGAAAATGACAATTCCTCAAGGAGTTAGGTCTGGTCAAAAATTCCGGTTAGCAAATAAAGGCTACCCCGATGATAAGGGGAAACGAGGCGATCAATTGGTCGAAATTCAAATAGTTACTCCCAAAACTATTAATGCTGAAGAACGGGAACTTTACGAAAAACTGCGCCAAATTGAAACCTTTAAACCCCGTGCTGATTTATTAGGTTAG
- the dnaK gene encoding molecular chaperone DnaK: protein MGKVVGIDLGTTNSVVAVMEGGKPVVIANAEGMRTTPSVVGFSKEGERVVGQMARRQTVLNPQNTFFSVKRFIGRKYGELNPESKRIPYTIRKDEVGNIKISCPRLNKEFAPEEISAMVLKKLADDASRYLGEPVTGAVITVPAYFNDSQRQATRDAGRIAGLEVLRILNEPTAASLAYGLDRGDTETILVFDLGGGTFDVSILEVGDGVFEVKATSGDTQLGGNEFDKKVVDWLADQFLETEGVDLRRDRQALQRLMEAAEKAKIELSAVSVTDINLPFITATEDGPKHLETRLTRSQFEGLCGDLVGRLRTPLKRALKDSGLTPADIEEVVLVGGSTRMPIVKQLVRDLIGTEPNENVNPDEVVAVGAAIQAGILAGELKDVLLLDVTPLSMGLETIGGVMKKLIPRNTTIPVRRSDIFSTSENNQNTVEIHVVQGEREMAANNKSLGRFKLYGIPPAPRGIPQVQVSFDIDANGILQVTALDRTTGREQSITIQGASTLSESEVNRMIQEAQKYAEIDRERKERVEKRTRSEALILQAERQLREVALEFGMQFARNRRQKIDNISRELRESLQENDDRGIDQAYADLQDALYELNREVRQYYAEDEDDDLFGAIKEIFTGDKDRERDTPRDTYRDRDSSGRNSGRDYGRDSGRDYNRDSGRDYNRDSGRDYNRDSGRDYGRDTRSSAPDNRSPRKSRPSYQDNWDDDDNDWL, encoded by the coding sequence ATGGGCAAGGTAGTCGGCATCGACTTGGGTACAACCAACTCAGTAGTCGCCGTGATGGAGGGTGGCAAGCCGGTGGTGATTGCCAATGCAGAAGGAATGCGAACAACCCCCTCCGTAGTTGGTTTCAGCAAAGAAGGTGAAAGGGTTGTCGGGCAAATGGCACGGCGTCAAACCGTCCTCAACCCCCAAAACACCTTTTTCTCCGTTAAACGGTTCATTGGGCGCAAATATGGCGAACTGAATCCAGAATCAAAGCGGATACCTTACACCATCCGCAAAGACGAAGTTGGTAATATTAAAATTTCCTGTCCCCGTTTGAATAAAGAATTCGCCCCAGAAGAAATTTCGGCCATGGTGCTGAAGAAGCTGGCTGATGATGCTAGTCGGTATTTGGGTGAACCAGTGACAGGGGCAGTAATTACAGTTCCTGCTTATTTTAACGATTCCCAACGCCAAGCAACCAGAGATGCTGGCAGAATTGCCGGTTTAGAAGTACTGCGGATTCTCAATGAACCTACCGCAGCCTCTTTGGCTTACGGATTAGATCGTGGTGACACTGAAACCATCTTAGTATTTGACTTGGGTGGTGGCACCTTTGACGTATCGATTCTCGAAGTCGGTGATGGCGTATTTGAAGTCAAAGCTACTAGTGGAGATACTCAACTTGGCGGTAATGAATTCGACAAAAAAGTTGTAGACTGGTTGGCAGACCAATTTTTGGAAACCGAGGGAGTAGACTTAAGACGCGATCGCCAAGCTTTGCAACGGCTCATGGAAGCAGCCGAAAAGGCCAAAATCGAACTTTCAGCCGTCAGCGTCACCGATATTAACTTACCCTTCATCACCGCTACTGAAGATGGCCCCAAGCATCTAGAAACCCGCCTGACTCGTTCTCAATTTGAAGGTTTGTGCGGTGATTTGGTGGGACGGTTACGAACCCCACTCAAACGCGCCCTAAAAGATTCCGGTCTGACACCCGCAGATATTGAAGAAGTAGTATTAGTAGGTGGTTCTACCCGAATGCCAATCGTCAAGCAACTAGTGCGTGACCTGATTGGTACAGAACCAAACGAAAACGTCAACCCTGATGAAGTGGTAGCAGTCGGTGCAGCAATTCAAGCAGGCATTCTCGCAGGTGAACTCAAAGATGTGTTGCTCTTGGATGTCACCCCCCTATCGATGGGATTGGAAACCATTGGCGGTGTCATGAAAAAACTAATTCCCCGCAACACTACTATACCAGTCCGCCGTTCCGATATTTTTTCCACATCCGAAAATAACCAAAATACCGTGGAAATTCATGTTGTCCAAGGCGAACGGGAAATGGCAGCAAATAACAAGTCCCTGGGACGCTTTAAGTTGTATGGCATCCCGCCAGCGCCTAGGGGAATTCCGCAAGTACAGGTATCATTTGATATTGATGCCAACGGAATTTTACAGGTAACAGCCCTGGATAGAACCACCGGAAGAGAGCAGAGTATCACAATTCAAGGCGCTTCTACCTTAAGCGAATCAGAAGTGAATCGGATGATACAAGAAGCTCAAAAATATGCCGAAATCGACCGCGAACGCAAAGAAAGGGTAGAAAAACGCACACGTTCTGAAGCCTTGATTTTACAAGCAGAACGCCAACTCAGAGAGGTAGCGCTAGAATTTGGAATGCAATTTGCCCGCAATCGCCGCCAAAAGATAGACAATATTAGTCGGGAACTACGGGAAAGTTTACAAGAAAACGACGATCGCGGAATTGACCAAGCCTACGCCGACCTACAAGATGCTTTGTATGAACTAAACCGAGAAGTCCGCCAGTATTATGCTGAGGACGAAGACGATGATTTATTTGGTGCAATTAAAGAAATTTTTACCGGCGACAAAGACCGAGAACGCGATACTCCCAGAGATACATACCGCGATCGCGATTCCTCTGGGAGAAACTCCGGTAGGGATTATGGCAGAGATTCCGGTAGAGATTATAACCGAGATTCCGGTAGGGATTATAACCGAGACTCCGGTAGAGATTATAACCGAGATTCCGGTAGAGATTATGGGAGGGATACTCGTTCATCCGCCCCAGACAACCGTTCCCCTCGCAAATCGCGACCCAGCTACCAAGATAACTGGGATGATGACGATAATGATTGGTTGTAA
- a CDS encoding M28 family peptidase, with translation MTLERLQSYLGAIARERDPYMATAGHFFVQEYIRQEFAQWGSVEIHTFEVRGKICKNLILNLPGQARQQKRDLPPILIAAHYDAVPGTPAADDNATGVAVMLELARKFATEPVKYPLRLVAFDMEEYGLLGSTEYVAVLRQQQQPLRLMMSLEMLGYKDSTPGSQSYPPPLERFYPNQGDFIALIGNLRTIPDLISISGNIRKVGVSSQWLPVPNRGLIVPQTRLSDHAPFWDAGYPAIMVTDTAFLRNPHYHKPSDAIATLDLDFLAGVCAGLELGIRRL, from the coding sequence ATGACTCTTGAACGATTACAAAGTTACTTGGGTGCGATAGCCAGAGAACGCGATCCTTACATGGCGACAGCCGGACATTTTTTTGTCCAAGAATACATTCGCCAAGAATTTGCCCAATGGGGAAGTGTGGAAATCCACACCTTTGAAGTCAGGGGCAAAATCTGTAAAAATCTCATATTAAATTTACCCGGTCAAGCTAGACAGCAAAAGCGGGATTTACCACCAATTTTAATTGCAGCTCATTATGATGCTGTCCCAGGAACACCAGCAGCTGATGATAATGCCACAGGTGTGGCAGTAATGCTGGAACTAGCGAGAAAGTTTGCCACAGAACCTGTAAAATATCCTTTAAGGCTGGTGGCGTTTGATATGGAAGAATATGGCTTACTGGGTAGCACTGAGTATGTAGCCGTGTTACGCCAACAACAGCAACCGCTACGTTTAATGATGTCCCTAGAAATGCTGGGATATAAAGATTCTACTCCCGGATCTCAAAGTTACCCGCCCCCGTTAGAAAGATTTTACCCGAATCAAGGCGATTTTATCGCTTTAATTGGCAATTTGCGGACAATACCTGATTTAATTAGCATCAGCGGTAATATTCGTAAAGTTGGCGTATCTAGCCAATGGCTACCAGTACCAAACAGGGGTTTAATTGTTCCCCAAACCAGACTGAGTGATCATGCACCTTTTTGGGATGCAGGGTATCCAGCAATTATGGTGACAGATACAGCATTTTTGCGGAATCCCCATTATCACAAACCTAGTGATGCGATCGCTACTTTAGATTTAGATTTTCTGGCTGGTGTCTGTGCCGGGTTAGAATTGGGAATTCGGCGACTGTAA
- a CDS encoding DNA methyltransferase: MLKNSNLSSLNQSVPVISSSVERMNLYDKLKSKIIHNSYLDRTLVSFQANKQAPFSSWFKYREGFSERLVTYLLKELKPQPGILLDPFSGSGSSLFAANALQWKAIGIEILPVGIFATKARIIAQKIDIETLNTIICDLKKVNFSDYYDQSYAFNHLAITRGAFSRENEDKLAGYISYCHNYILNEDIRNLLMYAAFCILEDISYTRKDGQYLRWDTRSSRSKGKKEFNKGEVLNFADAIHQKLNQIASDLDVGSIQLDLFGNHLPAKLTVDKFEKGENIEPALYQSSCLEILPILQESSIDFVMTSPPYVNRYDYTRTYALELAFLGCGEETVKHLRQTMLSCTVENREKRNYLEDYYFSIKRHKDFVKIDSIFQNQAALQEILTILDNYRKQGKLNNKNIVRMISNYFYEMCFVIHELARVLKPGGIVAMVNDNVQYAGEEIPVDLILSDIAESFGLETRYIWTLGRGKGNSSQQMGNHGRSELRKCVYIWEKQVP, from the coding sequence ATGCTGAAAAACAGTAATTTATCATCATTAAATCAATCTGTGCCAGTCATTTCTTCTTCTGTTGAAAGAATGAATTTGTATGATAAATTAAAATCAAAAATTATTCACAATTCTTATCTAGATAGAACGTTGGTTAGTTTCCAAGCAAATAAACAAGCTCCATTTTCTTCGTGGTTCAAGTATAGAGAAGGTTTTTCCGAACGCCTAGTTACCTATCTTCTTAAAGAATTAAAGCCACAACCAGGAATTTTACTCGATCCATTTTCTGGTTCTGGTTCATCTCTATTTGCTGCAAATGCTTTGCAGTGGAAAGCTATAGGAATTGAAATTTTACCTGTCGGCATTTTTGCGACAAAAGCAAGAATTATCGCTCAAAAAATTGATATAGAAACATTAAATACCATAATTTGTGATTTAAAGAAAGTAAATTTTTCTGACTACTATGACCAAAGTTATGCATTTAACCATTTGGCAATTACCCGTGGAGCGTTTTCTCGCGAAAATGAAGATAAATTAGCTGGTTATATTTCCTATTGCCATAATTATATTCTGAATGAGGATATACGTAACCTACTTATGTACGCTGCTTTTTGTATCCTTGAAGATATTAGCTATACCAGGAAAGATGGACAGTATCTGCGTTGGGATACTCGTTCAAGTCGTTCTAAAGGCAAGAAAGAGTTTAATAAGGGAGAAGTGTTAAATTTTGCAGATGCAATTCACCAAAAGTTAAATCAAATAGCATCAGATTTAGATGTCGGTTCTATTCAATTGGATTTATTTGGTAATCATCTACCAGCAAAATTGACCGTAGACAAATTTGAAAAAGGCGAAAATATAGAACCTGCTCTTTACCAAAGTTCCTGTTTAGAAATTCTGCCAATTCTCCAAGAAAGCAGTATTGATTTTGTCATGACCTCGCCTCCTTATGTTAATAGATATGATTACACTCGCACATATGCTCTTGAGCTAGCATTTTTGGGATGTGGTGAAGAAACAGTCAAGCATTTACGTCAGACCATGTTGTCATGTACTGTAGAAAATCGTGAAAAGCGTAATTATTTAGAAGATTATTATTTTAGTATAAAGCGTCATAAGGATTTTGTAAAAATAGATTCGATCTTCCAAAATCAGGCGGCGTTACAAGAAATACTAACAATTCTAGATAATTATAGAAAACAAGGAAAACTGAATAATAAAAACATTGTAAGAATGATAAGTAATTATTTTTACGAAATGTGCTTTGTCATCCATGAATTAGCTCGTGTCCTTAAACCTGGTGGCATAGTAGCAATGGTAAATGATAATGTTCAATATGCCGGCGAAGAAATTCCTGTAGACCTAATTTTATCTGACATAGCAGAGTCTTTCGGACTAGAAACGCGCTACATTTGGACATTAGGGCGAGGAAAAGGTAACAGTAGCCAGCAAATGGGAAATCACGGTCGTTCAGAACTACGTAAATGTGTATATATTTGGGAAAAGCAAGTACCGTGA
- a CDS encoding XcyI family restriction endonuclease yields the protein MTIDDTNILTEANRINYRLRSTFFYRKLKEYNTLSFRARINALLPVQHLYTWEGRTSWGIGEDAFTYINQHPTLQLIQVFCHPRLIREHSTLLAYYRNIAALSQKAVGYLVKINVKKIETDAVNRYSLTEDQALELSRLFNEHISLIIDSSINNITEEELYGILLASTGSQIDGSWRNAIGEEAEKVVQRLIIKEAEERNLLAAFIPRMNTGVEQS from the coding sequence GTGACAATAGATGACACAAATATCTTAACTGAAGCAAATCGCATAAATTACAGATTGCGTTCAACCTTCTTTTATCGCAAACTTAAGGAATACAACACACTATCTTTTCGTGCAAGAATTAATGCGCTATTACCTGTCCAGCATTTATATACTTGGGAAGGTAGGACAAGCTGGGGTATTGGGGAAGATGCATTTACTTATATCAATCAGCATCCCACTTTACAACTAATTCAGGTATTTTGCCACCCCAGGTTAATTCGAGAACATTCGACTTTATTAGCTTATTATCGGAATATTGCAGCACTTTCACAGAAAGCAGTTGGTTATTTAGTAAAAATAAATGTCAAAAAAATTGAAACCGATGCAGTTAATCGGTATTCTTTGACAGAAGACCAAGCCTTGGAACTTTCTCGACTGTTTAATGAACATATATCGCTCATTATTGATAGTTCTATCAACAATATTACAGAAGAAGAATTATATGGAATATTACTAGCTTCAACTGGGTCACAAATTGACGGTTCATGGCGTAATGCTATTGGAGAAGAAGCAGAAAAAGTTGTGCAAAGACTTATTATTAAAGAGGCTGAAGAACGAAATCTTCTTGCTGCTTTTATCCCCCGGATGAATACGGGAGTTGAACAATCCTGA